The Sebastes fasciatus isolate fSebFas1 chromosome 4, fSebFas1.pri, whole genome shotgun sequence genome window below encodes:
- the ccdc77 gene encoding coiled-coil domain-containing protein 77 isoform X2, whose product MGSPTKDATPHRANMRTPGREPDSPLPPINERLAYLRPSRELLEFYRQKIAQFDGEHEELLQMLEKYKSIAEDQHKLHWEVRQREGEITELQNALSDMQVYLFQEREQSLRLYAENDRLKIRELEDRKKIQHLLALVGPDVEEITYFHREPPHKVTVRQKKAESCSEENLNLRPTKLRPVATRKESSRKTKSADGVNGESLEQYKNDKRTLLLQVEALQAQMGEQTRLVKEQVESLLEDRRIQTEEGQAQRQRDQERVTVLTDKLQRTQNLLYESTRDFLQLKFATRANEKGWMVEKDRLLKELDSCHNRLRKTGPTWQPSSSTALLLTRPQPELQQTHKEELKAMQEDLKQAHRLAEMYREQCITLETELSQIREEGDVGRELFKDRSDKMARRLQLMTQRYEALEKRRAMEVEGFKTDLKHLRQKFKDVEKQLLKATLNIGPNQDLAILHEVRQTNSRTKKVQGELLALKAKIYGLENELRFS is encoded by the exons ATGGGATCGCCAACAAAAGATGCTACACCACACAG AGCCAACATGCGTACCCCTGGTCGAGAACCTGACTCCCCACTTCCCCCCATCAATGAGCGGCTGGCGTACCTGCGCCCCTCAAGGGAGCTACTGGAGTTCTACAGACAGAAGATCGCCCAGTTTGACGGAGAAcatgaggagctgctgcagatgCTGGAAAAGTACAAAAGCATCGCAGAGGACCAG CATAAACTACACTGGGAGGTACGACAGCGTGAGGGAGAGATTACGGAGCTGCAAAACGCTCTGAGTGACATGCAGGTCTACCTTTTCcaagagagagaacagtctCTTCGGCTGTATGCAGAAAATGACCGACTAAAGATCAG AGAGTTGGAGGACAGGAAGAAAATCCAGCACCTTCTTGCCCTGGTGGGTCCTGATGTAGAAGAGATCACATATTTCCATCGGGAACCTCCTCACAAG GTTACTGTCAGACAGAAGAAGGCTGAATCCTGTTCGGAAGAAAATCTCAATCTCAGGCCAACAAAGTTAAGACCTGTTGCGACCAGGAAAG agagcagcaggaaAACAAAATCAGCAGACGGGGTAAATGGAGAGAGCCTGGAACAATACAAGAACGACAAACGGACGTTGTTACTACAG GTGGAGGCTCTGCAGGCTCAGATGGGGGAACAAACCCGTCTGGTTAAAGAGCAGGTAGAGTCTCTGCTGGAGGATCGAAGGATTCAAACAGAAGAGGGACAGGCACAACGACAGAGAGATCAGGAGCGAGTCACAGTTCTGACTGACAA GCTCCAGCGAACCCAGAACCTTTTGTATGAGAGCACCAGAGATTTCTTACAGCTAAAGTTTGCCACACGGGCTAATGAGAAAGGTTGGATGGTGGAGAAAGACCGGCTGCTGAAGGAGCTGGACTCTTGCCACAACCGTCTGAGGAAGACGGGCCCAACGTGGcagcccagcagcagcacagcccTGCTCCTCACCCGGCCTCAGCCAGAGTTACAGCAGACACACAAGGAGGAACTAAAA GCAATGCAGGAGGATCTGAAGCAAGCCCACCGTCTGGCAGAGATGTACAGAGAGCAGTGCATTACGCTGGAGACAGAACTGTCCCAAATCAGAGAGGAAGGGGATGTGGGCAGGGAATTATTTAAG GACCGTTCGGACAAAATGGCCAGGCGTCTCCAGCTGATGACTCAGCGCTACGAGGCGCTGGAGAAGAGGAGGGCCATGGAGGTGGAGGGCTTCAAGACGGACCTGAAGCACCTCAGACAGAAATTCAAAGATGTCGAAAAACAACTCCTTAAG GCTACTCTGAATATTGGGCCCAACCAGGACTTAGCCATCCTGCATGAGGTACGCCAGACCAACAGCAGGACAAAGAAGGTTCAGGGTGAGCTGCTGGCGCTGAAGGCAAAGATCTATGGACTGGAAAACGAGCTGAGGTTTAGCTGA
- the rab19 gene encoding ras-related protein Rab-19, which translates to MQWCRWAGSWRSHLPRQSAGPEIEDSFDFLFKIILVGDSDVGKTCVVQRFKSGIFIEKQQNTIGVDFTVRTLDIDGKKVKMQVWDTAGQERFRTITQSYYRSAHGAIVAYDITRRTTFESVTHWIREVEQFGAASVVLILIGNKSDLQAQRQVLFEDACTLAENKGALAALETSAKEAQNVEAAFVLMARELLARNGMTIVDEISEDSPQFMLNSSSHPVHGGSSSDKRCGC; encoded by the exons ATGCAGTGGTGCAGGTGGGCCGGCAGTTGGAGGTCACACCTACCAAGACAG TCTGCAGGGCCGGAGATTGAGGACTCTTTCGACTTTCTTTTCAAAATCATCCTGGTTGGGGACTCAGATGTGGGGAAGACCTGCGTGGTCCAGAGGTTCAAGTCCGGCATATTCATCGAGAAACAGCAAAACACCATCGGGGTCGACTTCACTGTTCGCACCCTGGACATCGATGGCAAGAAAGTGAAG ATGCAGGTGTGGGACACAGCAGGACAGGAGCGTTTCCGCACCATAACTCAAAGCTATTACCGCAGTGCCCACGGGGCCATAGTGGCCTATGACATCACACGCCGCACCACGTTTGAATCCGTCACTCACTGGATCAGGGAGGTGGAGCAGTTTGGGGCGGCCAGCGTGGTCCTGATCCTCATTG GTAATAAGTCAGACCTTCAGGCTCAGAGGCAGGTGTTGTTCGAGGACGCGTGCACTCTGGCAGAAAACAAAGGTGCGCTGGCCGCTCTGGAAACCTCGGCCAAGGAGGCCCAGAACGTGGAGGCGGCCTTCGTCCTCATGGCCCGGGAGCTGCTGGCACGCAACGGCATGACCATCGTAGACGAGATTTCTGAAGACTCACCTCAATTTATGTTGAATAGCAGCTCCCACCCGGTCCATGGCGGTTCGTCTTCAGATAAAAGGTGTGGCTGCTGA
- the slc15a5 gene encoding solute carrier family 15 member 5 — MVTGDLQRLPEGRRQSRRLSQAPRPDRGPPPPRKSRKKLQVIICVLLVELFERFTFFGIVCNTILFCTVKLGYDNYLAATVNLCFVGASTLTPVLVGWFAETCLGRTKVLYLCAFLHFFGTAMLPVVAFPFEDFYIDTHHMTHQLEPREQQILFYTGLLAAALGIGGIRAILCPMGAYSLQCYNQHQLLSFFNWFYWLVNLNSTVVFLGIAYIQQSVGKNLGFLIPFTSVLLALIAIHMMRNNLTYKPKKGGSLLTTLGVFLNSLKMCCLHSRHLSGDVGSWLDRAKENNGGRYSETHVENVKVLAKLFPLYGLQLLYKACITQIPSGYYIQTMNSNLHLNNLLLPIGAMNVISILPLLLLAPLIECVTTCYLSMEKVPLAPAKVITLGHACATLSVLVAGLSEMQRRSYPLVEQTLSGKVLQVSSMPCFHLAPQYILLGLAEALVTPACSLISFQLTPSHIRGISLHFLTLSYGGGCFLGAFVVQLVYFLSGGNFYPNTLHDGNLERFFFLMATLMAVNTLVFWRISNRYIDLTVQGKALTISPLTEKLLRYKACLRFYDTVDCSYTNASIESIL, encoded by the exons ATGGTGACAGGAGACCTCCAGAGACTGCCAGAGGGCAGACGCCAATCGCGTCGACTCTCCCAGGCCCCCCGTCCGGACCGTGGACCGCCACCACCAAGGAAGTCCCGCAAGAAGCTCCAAGTTATCATCTGTGTGCTGCTGGTGGAGCTGTTTGAGAGATTCACTTTCTTTGGGATTGTATGCAACACGATTCTCTTCTGCACTGTGAAGCTCGGCTATGATAACTACCTGGCTGCGACAGTCAACCTTTGCTTCGTAGGAGCCAGCACCCTGACCCCGGTTCTGGTCGGGTGGTTTGCAGAGACCTGCCTGGGAAGGACCAAGGTGCTTTACTTGTGTGCTTTCCTTCATTTCTTTG GCACAGCCATGCTGCCCGTGGTGGCATTCCCGTTCGAAGACTTCTACATTGACACTCATCACATGACGCACCAGCTGGAACCTCGGGAGCAGCAGATCTTGTTCTACACCGGCCTCCTGGCTGCTGCGCTGGGCATCGGCGGCATCCGGGCCATCCTCTGTCCCATGGGAGCCTACAGCCTGCAGTGCTACAATCAGCACCAGCTCCTGTCCTTCTTCAACTG gtTCTACTGGTTGGTCAACCTGAATTCCACCGTGGTGTTTCTGGGTATCGCTTACATCCAGCAGTCTGTGGGCAAAAATCTGGGCTTCCTCATCCCCTTCACCTCTGTGCTGCTGGCTCTAATCGCCATTCACATGATGCGGAACAATCTCACCTATAAACCCAAGAAAG GTGGATCATTATTGACCACACTGGGAGTTTTCTTGAACTCTCTCAAAATGTGCTGCCTCCACTCTCGTCACCTGAGTGGAGATGTGGGATCTTGGTTAGACCGGGCCAAGGAGAACAACGGTGGCCGTTACAGCGAAACACATGTAGAAAATGTCAAAGTCCTGGCCAAGCTCTTCCCTCTGTATGGCCTTCAGCTGCTCTACAAAGCCTGCATCACACAG ATTCCCTCAGGTTACTACATACAGACGATGAACTCAAACCTTCACCTGAACAACCTCCTGTTGCCCATCGGCGCCATGAATGTGATCAGCATCCTGCCTCTGCTGCTCTTAGCCCCGCTGATCGAGTGTGTGACCACTTGCTACCTCTCCATGGAAAAAGTCCCTCTGGCACCTGCAAAAGTCATCA CTCTGGGCCACGCGTGTGCCACCCTGTCGGTCCTGGTGGCAGGTTTGTCTGAGATGCAGAGGAGATCGTACCCTCTGGTGGAGCAGACCCTGTCCGGAAAAGTTCTGCAGGTGTCGTCCATGCCGTGTTTCCATCTGGCTCCTCAGTACATCCTGCTCGGTCTCGCGGAGGCTCTCGTCACTCCTGCAT GTTCCCTTATATCTTTCCAGCTGACCCCGAGCCACATCAGAGGGATCTCCCTGCACTTCCTCACTCTGTCCTACGGAGGGGGCTGCTTTCTGGGAGCCTTCGTCGTTCAGTTGGTGTACTTTCTCTCTGGAG GTAACTTCTACCCAAACACATTGCACGATGGGAATCTGGAGAGATTCTTCTTCCTCATGGCCACACTGATGGCTGTTAATACCCTCGTGTTTTGGAGAATATCTAACAG GTACATAGACCTGACTGTGCAGGGTAAAGCACTGACCATCAGCCCGCTGACTGAGAAGCTGCTGCGTTACAAGGCCTGCCTGCGGTTCTACGACACCGTGGATTGCTCCTACACAAACGCCTCCATTGAATCTATTTTATGA
- the ccdc34 gene encoding coiled-coil domain-containing protein 34, translating into MSGGRMPDCPTSASKGFSSTPVKVSQGKDLHTSKGLDNGVLSDDEDTFSLLSPIYHDSFDSDEDLLEPSPAQQTSPRQSDTSRLSVSPDRCELPRTPSVQMFNAAVERAGSSTLSAWELWLVNKAKEDRLKLEKQAEEERLRKEKKEQQERKLEQKKIKIEEKIQEWLKVKREQEKQEQLLKLSKEEEEMQRLREKRRVTEQRAQQKYKDWLQKKNQEKIEMEKKEKEEAALKEEQEKERHKRAQEKFKDWLANANEKSRASPKSPCYPTSPYDNSYPSPSFCNPVPWKPIHVPPPETPLNKTAGKKSQKQRKCQQSPSTAFRLRNSQLLQRR; encoded by the exons ATGTCTGGAGGGAGGATGCCGGACTGTCCTACCTCTGCGTCCAAGGGCTTCAGCTCGACCCCTGTCAAAGTGAGCCAAGGGAAAGACCTGCACACATCCAAGGGCTTGGACAACGGTGTCCTATCCGACGACGAAGATACATTCTCTCTGCTTTCTCCCATCTATCATGACAGCTTTGACAGCGATGAAGATCTGCTGGAGCCCAGTCCAGCTCAGCAGACTTCACCCAGGCAGAGCGACACCTCCAGACTCAGCGTTTCACCAGACAG ATGTGAGCTACCAAGAACACCTTCAGTGCAGATGTTTAATGCAGCTGTGGAGCGTGCAGGCTCATCTACTCTCAGTGCATGGGAACTGTGGCTGGTGAACAAAGCCAAAGAAGACCGTTTAAAATTGGAAAAACAAGCAGAGGAG GAGCGGTTacggaaggaaaaaaaagaacaacaagAAAGGAAGCTGGAACAGAAAAAGATCAAAATCGAAGAAAAGATCCAAGAATGGCTAAAAGTGAAAAGAGAACAG GAGAAGCAAGAGCAACTTCTGAAACTGagcaaagaggaggaggagatgcagAGGCTGCGGGAGAAACGGAGGGTGACTGAACAGAGAGCTCAACAAAAGTACAAAGACTGGCTACAAAAGAAGAATcaagaaaaaatagaaatggaaaagaaggagaaa gaGGAAGCTGCCCtgaaggaggagcaggagaaagAGCGCCACAAGAGGGCACAGGAGAAGTTTAAGGACTGGCTGGCAAATGCCAATGAAAAAAGCAGAGCGAGTCCCAAATCACCGTGCTACCCAACAA GTCCCTACGACAATTCCTACCCATCACCCAGCTTCTGCAATCCAGTCCCATGGAAGCCGATTCACGTCCCTCCTCCAGAAACGCCACTGAATAAGACAGCTGGCAAGAAATCTCAGAAACAAAGGAAATGCCAACAAAGCCCCAGCACCGCGTTTAGACTGAGAAACTCACAGTTGCTGCAGAGGAGATGA
- the hdhd5 gene encoding haloacid dehalogenase-like hydrolase domain-containing 5: MQRIRSLKTAWQLLKSSCEEAAKQVNISPSTSRNYSHLPPQGSSSFGLLFDIDGVLVRGRTPIPAAKQCFKNLVDRHGKYKVPVVFVTNAGNCMRQTKAEFLSHLLEVEVSPDQVMLSHSPLRMFTQFHKMRVLVSGQGPVEEVAHNLGFQDVVTIDMLREAYPLLDVVDHNRRPKDSIPSTKGLPPIDAVILFGEPIRWETNLQLIVDVLLTNGKQDSAWSSMRYPHIPVLACNMDLLWMAEAKNPRFGHGMFLVCLESLYKKVTGNELKYEALIGKPSVVTYNYAELLIRQQAERLGWTTPVKTLYAIGDNPMADIYGANLYNHYLRASHRTKAQMQAKSGGVGVDALPETVDDGPKMTSAELGGASGVYGAEEDLPEGCSSILVCTGVYSREQQELPADPAHTVSEQRIFHGHRDFRFDPSLTQPSFVVEDVKEAVELVFQQEGWPLE, translated from the exons ATGCAGAGAATAAGGTCTCTGAAAACCGCCTGGCAGCTGCTGAAATCCAGCTGTGAGGAAGCAGCAAAACAAGTCAACATCTCGCCTTCGACCTCACGAAATTACAGCCAT CTCCCTCCTCAGGGCTCCAGCTCCTTCGGGCTCCTCTTTGACATTGATGGGGTGCTGGTTCGAGGCAGGACGCCGATCCCTGCAGCCAAGCAGTGCTTCAAGAACCTGGTGGACCGCCATGGGAAATACAAGGTGCCTGTGGTGTTCGTCACCAACGCTGGGAACTGCATGAGGCAGACCAAAGCTGAGTTTCTGTCACATCTGCTTGAGGTGGAG GTGTCTCCAGACCAGGTGATGCTGTCCCACAGTCCTTTGCGAATGTTCACCCAGTTCCACAAAATGCGCGTGCTGGTGTCGGGACAGGGTCCCGTGGAGGAGGTCGCACACAA CCTGGGCTTTCAGGATGTCGTTACAATAGATATGCTCAGGGAGGCATATCCTCTTCTAGATGTCGTTGATCACAACAGAAGACCCAAAGATAGT ATTCCCTCCACCAAAGGCTTACCGCCAATAGACG CTGTCATCCTATTTGGTGAGCCAATCAGATGGGAGACCAACCTTCAGCTCATCGTCGACGTGCTCCTGACAAACGGGAAACAAGACAGCGCCTGGAGTTCGATGCGGTACCCTCACATCCCGGTCTTGGCCTGTAATATGGACCTGCTGTGGATGGCCGAGGCGAAGAATCCCAG GTTTGGTCACGGTATGTTCCTGGTGTGCCTAGAGAGCCTGTACAAGAAGGTCACCGGCAATGAGCTGAAGTACGAGGCTCTGATCGGTAAACCCAGCGTGGTGACGTATAACTACGCTGAGCTGCTGATTAGACAGCAGGCTGAGAGACTTGGCTGGACCACACCTGTGAAAACGCTGTATGCTATAGG CGATAACCCCATGGCTGACATATACGGTGCCAACCTGTACAACCACTACCTGCGGGCTTCTCACCGCACCAAGGCCCAGATGCAGGCTAAGAGCGGCGGAGTAGGAGTAGATGCCTTGCCAGAAACTGTTGATGATGGCCCAAAAATGACATCAGCGGAACTAGGTGGAGCGTCAGGTGTGTACGGGGCGGAGGAGGACCTCCCCGAGGGCTGCAGCTCCATCCTGGTGTGCACAGGAGTgtacagcagagagcagcaggagCTGCCCGCGGACCCGGCGCATACCGTCTCAGAGCAGCGCATCTTCCACGGCCACAGGGACTTCCGCTTTGACCCCAGCCTCACGCAGCCGTCCTTCGTGGTGGAGGACGTGAAGGAGGCGGTGGAGCTGGTGTTTCAGCAGGAAGGCTGGCCTCTGGAGTAG
- the LOC141765906 gene encoding uncharacterized protein LOC141765906, with product MIHQKGEKKRKKKKVSNTDTLQEQRKNKKEMEFELKLAKEKEEMHEREKQLKINRLVQEVSETEREDLEESEKVQHWVERLCQTRLEQISSVENESPELSPPRSPALAPKVKRFAGGLHLATTDLDDINLDDVDQSLRGPLKRLAPTQASTSQPPPPLPLPPPLPKMNPTIPNYTPPPSRAPPQRRPPSQPNARKPPSAPSTLTNKGRRPHPQPTQPQPPRSPSSHYPPPHQSSRPPSSPQPAPRPPPPPPPPPPPPPPPPPPPPPQHSGDRVGALSGYRQHQHHHLQHPPSPPEHRSEWETGGYLPRGGLYSSNTSEMSYPSSPKVMRNTSHASHISTSSTPLQLAPSPPNQRRQMAPVMSKPVMLPQSQTHRPDPLRSALRSDVLPQEMLKRMVPFNSSFKSNSRRQVIHTYRHLY from the exons ATGATACATCAGAAAGgagaaaagaagaggaaaaagaagaaagtgtCCAACACGGACACACTGCAGGAGCAGAGAAAGAACAAGAAGGAGATGGAGTTTGAGCTGAAACTCGCCAAGGAGAAGGAAGAGATGCATGAACGAGAGAAGCAACTGAAGATCAATCGGCTGGTTCAGGAG GTctcagagacggagagggaagACCTCGAGGAGTCGGAGAAAGTGCAACACTGGGTGGAGCGTCTTTGTCAGACTCGGTTGGAGCAGATATCCAGTGTGGAGAATGAATCCCCAGAG CTCTCCCCGCCGCGCTCTCCTGCTTTGGCGCCCAAGGTGAAGCGTTTCGCTGGCGGCCTCCACCTGGCCACCACTGATCTGGATGACATTAACCTGGATGATGTGGATCAGAGCCTGAGGGGCCCTCTGAAGAGACTGGCCCCCACCCAGGCCAGCACTAGCCAGCCTCCCCCTCCCTTGCCTCTCCCTCCACCCTTGCCCAAGATGAACCCCACGATACCAAACTACACCCCTCCCCCCTCTCGAGCGCCCCCTCAGCGGCGGCCACCTTCACAACCCAACGCTAGAAAACCTCCCTCTGCCCCGTCTACCTTGACCAACAAGGGGCGCAGGCCTCACCCTCAGCCTACCCAACCACAACCCCCTCGCTCACCTTCCTCCCACTATCCTCCTCCGCATCAGTCGTCGAGGCCTCCATCCTCCCCTCAGCCTGCTCCGCggcctcctccaccaccaccccctcctccaccacctcctccgcCTCCCCCTCCGCCCCCACCCCCACAACACTCAGGAGACCGAGTAGGAGCCCTCAGCGGGTACCGCCAGCATCAGCACCATCACCTCCAACACCCTCCCAGTCCACCAGAGCACAGGAGCGAGTGGGAGACAGGCGGCTACCTGCCAAGAGGAGGGCTTTACTCGTCCAACACCAGTGAAATGTCCTACCCCTCTAGTCCAAAG GTAATGAGAAATACCTCCCATGCCAGCCATATTTCCACCTCAAGCACCCCATTG CAACTAGCTCCTAGTCCCCCCAACCAGAGGCGTCAGATGGCCCCCGTCATGTCTAAACCTGTCATGCTGCCGCAGTCCCAGACCCACCGACCAGATCCACTCAGATCTGCACTCCGTTCTGATGTCCTG
- the ccdc77 gene encoding coiled-coil domain-containing protein 77 isoform X1, translating to MGSPTKDATPHRANMRTPGREPDSPLPPINERLAYLRPSRELLEFYRQKIAQFDGEHEELLQMLEKYKSIAEDQHKLHWEVRQREGEITELQNALSDMQVYLFQEREQSLRLYAENDRLKIRELEDRKKIQHLLALVGPDVEEITYFHREPPHKVTVRQKKAESCSEENLNLRPTKLRPVATRKAESSRKTKSADGVNGESLEQYKNDKRTLLLQVEALQAQMGEQTRLVKEQVESLLEDRRIQTEEGQAQRQRDQERVTVLTDKLQRTQNLLYESTRDFLQLKFATRANEKGWMVEKDRLLKELDSCHNRLRKTGPTWQPSSSTALLLTRPQPELQQTHKEELKAMQEDLKQAHRLAEMYREQCITLETELSQIREEGDVGRELFKDRSDKMARRLQLMTQRYEALEKRRAMEVEGFKTDLKHLRQKFKDVEKQLLKATLNIGPNQDLAILHEVRQTNSRTKKVQGELLALKAKIYGLENELRFS from the exons ATGGGATCGCCAACAAAAGATGCTACACCACACAG AGCCAACATGCGTACCCCTGGTCGAGAACCTGACTCCCCACTTCCCCCCATCAATGAGCGGCTGGCGTACCTGCGCCCCTCAAGGGAGCTACTGGAGTTCTACAGACAGAAGATCGCCCAGTTTGACGGAGAAcatgaggagctgctgcagatgCTGGAAAAGTACAAAAGCATCGCAGAGGACCAG CATAAACTACACTGGGAGGTACGACAGCGTGAGGGAGAGATTACGGAGCTGCAAAACGCTCTGAGTGACATGCAGGTCTACCTTTTCcaagagagagaacagtctCTTCGGCTGTATGCAGAAAATGACCGACTAAAGATCAG AGAGTTGGAGGACAGGAAGAAAATCCAGCACCTTCTTGCCCTGGTGGGTCCTGATGTAGAAGAGATCACATATTTCCATCGGGAACCTCCTCACAAG GTTACTGTCAGACAGAAGAAGGCTGAATCCTGTTCGGAAGAAAATCTCAATCTCAGGCCAACAAAGTTAAGACCTGTTGCGACCAGGAAAG cagagagcagcaggaaAACAAAATCAGCAGACGGGGTAAATGGAGAGAGCCTGGAACAATACAAGAACGACAAACGGACGTTGTTACTACAG GTGGAGGCTCTGCAGGCTCAGATGGGGGAACAAACCCGTCTGGTTAAAGAGCAGGTAGAGTCTCTGCTGGAGGATCGAAGGATTCAAACAGAAGAGGGACAGGCACAACGACAGAGAGATCAGGAGCGAGTCACAGTTCTGACTGACAA GCTCCAGCGAACCCAGAACCTTTTGTATGAGAGCACCAGAGATTTCTTACAGCTAAAGTTTGCCACACGGGCTAATGAGAAAGGTTGGATGGTGGAGAAAGACCGGCTGCTGAAGGAGCTGGACTCTTGCCACAACCGTCTGAGGAAGACGGGCCCAACGTGGcagcccagcagcagcacagcccTGCTCCTCACCCGGCCTCAGCCAGAGTTACAGCAGACACACAAGGAGGAACTAAAA GCAATGCAGGAGGATCTGAAGCAAGCCCACCGTCTGGCAGAGATGTACAGAGAGCAGTGCATTACGCTGGAGACAGAACTGTCCCAAATCAGAGAGGAAGGGGATGTGGGCAGGGAATTATTTAAG GACCGTTCGGACAAAATGGCCAGGCGTCTCCAGCTGATGACTCAGCGCTACGAGGCGCTGGAGAAGAGGAGGGCCATGGAGGTGGAGGGCTTCAAGACGGACCTGAAGCACCTCAGACAGAAATTCAAAGATGTCGAAAAACAACTCCTTAAG GCTACTCTGAATATTGGGCCCAACCAGGACTTAGCCATCCTGCATGAGGTACGCCAGACCAACAGCAGGACAAAGAAGGTTCAGGGTGAGCTGCTGGCGCTGAAGGCAAAGATCTATGGACTGGAAAACGAGCTGAGGTTTAGCTGA